From Haloarcula rubripromontorii:
GGCTCGTCCGGCCGAATCTCTGCTGGAGACTGCACAGTGGTGATCTCCAGTTCGTCCTCGCCGACAGTGGTCTCCGAATCTGCGGGTACATCAGCGAAGCCACCGATTCCGAGCCCTACCGTAGCACCTCCAAGGACTACCAGTCCAGCAACGCATCCAATCAGTAATTTTCCATAGCCTATTGACAACATGCGTACGCAGGTACGTTACAAATCATTATTGTTACGGCCGCTATACCCGCAGGTAGACGCTCTTTGCATTCAAGATCAAAGAGCGAGTTTCCTCAGCAGACATCTCAGAACAGGTAGCGTTCATTTACCGCCAGACACGTCCGTCAAAGTGACAGCGGCCAGCATAGTCGTAGTGAGTTGATACCGCTCGTTGGCACTCAATTAAACGACTGCCGCAAGCTGGATTCCCGGGAAACACACCACTCGTGACACAATCTCAGATTTGATGCAACAGAGTATCACGTACGCAGGAGTTCTATATTTGTTGTACGTTCAGCTCCACTCAAAATGAAGCACGGAGAAGGTTCTAAGCCGATGCATGCGTACAATCTTGCTAACGCAAGTCCGAGATGTGGTAGCTACGCCATGTTCTTCCGTTCGATTGTTTCCCAAATATCGACACCTTTCTCCGTGATATCGTATACGCGGCCCTTTTTTCGATCTTCCGAAACTAGTAAATCAACAAGTTCCGACTCACGAAGCTCTTGTAACGCACGTGAGACATGTGCAATACTCATGTCTCTATCGTCCGCGATCAACGACGGTGTCGCGGGGCCTTCTGACAATCGGCGGAGAGTCTCGACTCGATACCGTGAACTGATGACGTAGCTCACTTCATCCCACTGATCAAAGTCTGCCATCGTATCTATTCGTATGCACGAGTGTCCCAGCTACCATCTTTGGATACAAACTCGTGTACAGTGATATTCCATGTGCTTGTGGTTAATTGTTTCGCTTGTGTCGCTTGGTCTCGCTTCGTAACCATACACCATGCCGGTTGATTACCCTGCATACTGAGTATATGGTGAGTAATACCGTGCTTCCATCTGATTTCCTGATAGTGCGTTTCATCCACTCATTGGGCCATCAGGAGGTTCCTGATCAGATATGAACACTTCGAAGCCAGTAAGGTTGCAATTCCTGAGGGCTTCATAGAGAAGGGGTTCACCGGAAACTTCGTCTATGCAGGAGGGTTTCAGCGGTATAGCTGTCCGCTCAATTGAGGGTCATAAGATTACGTTACTTGTACAGCCCACAGAAACGCTCGATATACGCTACGATTTATATCAGACGGTGAGAGGAGGAGAATTGTGGATAACCGCGATATTATTGCGGTTCAGCCATTATTACAGCCGTCTTGTATATTTCTCTTGTCCCACCACCCACCGAAGCTGTATTTTACCGGGAATCGTCAAAAATTGATTCAGAGAGCCTCGTTACTCCCAGGATACCAATGCAACTACTGACTACCCCTACCGGTAACCAACGAAAAATTATCTAATATATTACATAACAAAGTATTAAGTGGCAAGGTGATGTTGATTTGAAATGCTGGCTGACAGCGTAACGATCCGTCGATACAGCCGGGGGGCTGTGTGAACGCGATTCCAGACGGGTGGACGATGTCGCAGCACACAGGAAGTGGGTAAATATGGGAGTCAAAGACACCGCACAAACTGAAGCAGAACCGGATAATAAACTAAACGACGAATCCGTCCCAGCGCCGACGGGGACGGAAAGCAGTGGCGACCAGGCGACGTCGCAGGAGCAGGACGATGCTGATGTATCTCTGGATGTTATATTTGAAATACTGAAAAACAGCCGCCGCAGAGAGGTTCTCCACTTTCTTCGGGAACGAGACGAGCAGGTCTCTCTTGGGGAGCTTGCAGAACACGTCGCGGCTATCGAGAACGAAACCACGACTGATGCGTTGACATCAAGTGAGCGCAAGCGCGTGTATGTCGGGCTTTACCAGTGCCATCTCCCAAAGATGGACGATATCGGCGTCGTTGATTTTAATCAAGATCGTGGGCATATCACCCTTACTGAAAAGGCCGACGACTTCGAGAAGTACCTCGATCGCTCCGAAGATGGCGAGGCCCATCAACAGTGGTATCAGTATTACGCAGCCGTTTCGGTACTGGGCGCAATGGTCCTCGCTGCCTCTGTCGCCTTCTCACTCCCCGGGAGCATAGTGTTGGGACTGTTCTCTTTAGTCGTAGGTGTTGCAGGCGCGTGTTCCGTGTATCACTGGTCAGTTGAGCGGGAAATGCCGGAAGGCGAGTAGCCGGATAAGAACCGTTTGGTTCCGCGCCGAAGTTTTACGCAGTACGGATGGTGAGTCAGCTACGCAGAGCGATACACTTCATCGCCGGCAACATACGTTCGTTCTATGGATGGTGCCGGAGTAGGATCAACAATAATAATATCTGCTCTTGCCCCACGCTCCAACCGCCCACGGTCGTACAAGCCGGCAGCAGCAGCTGGCGCAGTGGAAACACGTACCACCCGGTCTGTCAGAGAGTCATTGTTTTCAATGAAAACAGAGCTAAGCAATGATTGCGGCCGAAAGTCGCTGCAAAGGATGTCTACGACGCCGTCTTTGATTGCCTGAGACGCGTCGGGTCCGTCCCACAGGCTCCCACCGCGAACCACATTCGGCGCGCCCATTGCGACAGTCAAGTTTAGTTCCGTTGCACGCTGCGCAGCACGGTGAGAGAGCGGATACTCGCTGATGTCCACACCGATGGCAGCGGCGTTATTTACACTCGCAACAGTTTCATCATCGTGTGAGGCGACCGGTATATTTCGACTGCTCGCTAAATCTGTAATCTCTCGTGCGCGCGCCACTATTTCTGTGTCTGAAACACTGCTACGGCGCGTCTCAAGGGCCTGAATGCCTGCTTCTAGTTCCGTATCAGGACGGTCATAGCGTTGTGCGATTGTATTTTCTCCAGCGAACTGACCCTGTCCGGGGATGTGTGAGACAAGAGAGACGAGGTCGCCCCCTGACCGGATTTCCTGCGAAACAGCGTCAACTGCCGCTTCATTTGTTAGCTCACACCGCATATGAAGCCTGTTGTCGACACGAGCACCAGTTTTGCGGTCAAAATCACGTATCTGCTCGGCGAGGCGACGGGCCAATTCGATACTCCGGTTATCATCCGGAACATCTTCGAACGAGATAGCATGATACTTTGTCGTAATACCTGCACTAACGTTAGCAATATCACAGCGATCTAGAGCGATAGTCGTGTCGACACGCTCCCCGGCTCTCGGAAAGAGATGCCGTTCAATGTCATCACCGTGGAGGTCAATCAGTCCAGGCAGGACATAGTTACCCGTCGCATCAATATCGGGGGTGTCATGAGGGTCTGCGTCCACTGAGACTATTTTTCCGTCGGAAAACGTCACCGTCCCGTTCTCTATTTTCCCAGTAGGCGTAACAACAGTTCCTCCTGAGATTAGTGTCTGGTTTGCATTATCGCTCATGTGCTGTGACTCCCTGTATGATGATCAATGTGGTAACACCTCACTGTCTAAAAGCATGAATATATGCTTACTACGGCTACGCTATGGCCAGATATAGAGTCTATATTTATATAGAATAGATTGTTGTAGCTGTGGTTTCACCATATAGATACTGGGAGACAAGCCAGTCAGTTTCAGTCTTGACTCGTAAAAACGAGCCCAGACCACTCCAGCAATGAATCGTGGTTTGAATTTGAAACCCAGCCTAAGCGATTATATCCACATGATATTCTGAACAGTCACCCACATGTCAGGAGTTTATAGTTTCTAACTTATATTTATATAATATCATAGTAGCGGTCGCAGGATACGGGTAATTCTGGTGAATTCATATTTATTAGGTTACACCTACTCGCATAATACCGTATTAACTGACTGGACAAGGGTATTTGACCGGTGATTTCTCACTATTTTTCCGATGATGGGAGAGAGTATAATAGCACCTACGTGAAGAACGCGACCGTTTGTATCAATATCACGGTACAGCAAATGACCGATTCCGGTGACCCCACCCTACTCACAACCATATCAGACGCTACCAAGCAACAGTGTTGAGGACGCATCGTTCACTCGAAATTGTAGGGAGATTCTCTTGATGCTACCGCTGACATGGCGGTTGCATTTTCAGAACCCGAAGGTTTTAGCGACCAGCATTTGGAACAAGTTCGTATGAAACACTGGGTTGATACATATGACGAGCGTGACTGGCAAACCACCACAGATGGGACTATTCGGTACGCACTACTCGGCCTCGGCTGGTGGACAATCGACTTGGCGCTCCCCGCGATTCAGGACTCTGAGTTCGGTGAGGTCACGACGTTCATAAGTAGCTCATCAGAAAAAGCTGAACGGCTCGCCGACGAGAACGGCGTCGACCATGGGATCAGTTACGAAGAGTTCCACAACGGGGAGGCTGCCAACGCATTTGATGCTGTTTACATTGGAACACCGAACGCCTTACATCTGGAATACGCCGAGACAGCCGCAGAGTTAGGCAAGGCCATCCTGTGTGAGAAACCAATGGAAGCGACGGTCGGGCGGGCAGAAGAAATGGTCGAGGTCTGTGAAGACGCCGCTGTGCCGCTGATGATTGCCTATCGGATGCAGACCGACCCCGCTGTCAGGCGCGCAAAGGAGCTCATCGAAGACGGATTTATCGGGGAGCCAGTATCCGTATACGGAAACAACAGCCAGCCGCTG
This genomic window contains:
- a CDS encoding winged helix-turn-helix domain-containing protein, with the protein product MADFDQWDEVSYVISSRYRVETLRRLSEGPATPSLIADDRDMSIAHVSRALQELRESELVDLLVSEDRKKGRVYDITEKGVDIWETIERKNMA
- a CDS encoding alpha-D-ribose 1-methylphosphonate 5-triphosphate diphosphatase encodes the protein MSDNANQTLISGGTVVTPTGKIENGTVTFSDGKIVSVDADPHDTPDIDATGNYVLPGLIDLHGDDIERHLFPRAGERVDTTIALDRCDIANVSAGITTKYHAISFEDVPDDNRSIELARRLAEQIRDFDRKTGARVDNRLHMRCELTNEAAVDAVSQEIRSGGDLVSLVSHIPGQGQFAGENTIAQRYDRPDTELEAGIQALETRRSSVSDTEIVARAREITDLASSRNIPVASHDDETVASVNNAAAIGVDISEYPLSHRAAQRATELNLTVAMGAPNVVRGGSLWDGPDASQAIKDGVVDILCSDFRPQSLLSSVFIENNDSLTDRVVRVSTAPAAAAGLYDRGRLERGARADIIIVDPTPAPSIERTYVAGDEVYRSA
- a CDS encoding DUF7344 domain-containing protein, which codes for MGVKDTAQTEAEPDNKLNDESVPAPTGTESSGDQATSQEQDDADVSLDVIFEILKNSRRREVLHFLRERDEQVSLGELAEHVAAIENETTTDALTSSERKRVYVGLYQCHLPKMDDIGVVDFNQDRGHITLTEKADDFEKYLDRSEDGEAHQQWYQYYAAVSVLGAMVLAASVAFSLPGSIVLGLFSLVVGVAGACSVYHWSVEREMPEGE